In Leptospira wolffii serovar Khorat str. Khorat-H2, a genomic segment contains:
- a CDS encoding OmpA family protein — protein sequence MTRFLSRSLFLVALCVSSSIYAEERVLEGKLLQFGRMLHSGEEFVQILSNDLSPELSRLHNHTVRLLCQMRGQNCEPIRYEVAPFSEARGLPDWTLKRIPGYVNRNMFAFNPTVTPDGQSLYWTVYAKKGKSGTQRIWSSQKDEQGFWLDGKEMSAPLNNDLHSAVIAVLPSNNELFVFGSFGDDEVFKAIQEEYSEKQKELARTTKDDREFLSKIEDLRYEYTRKLNAAQNRVPLYKSYKDKGNWSYPKPIHFPDFTNLYRKNDASVFGGSTLSSSGRILIYSVQQPDTKGKLDLYVSIQKDDGTFPLGKNLGEIINTEQEETAPFLAGDDRTLYFCSDGHRGLSVYVTKRIGDGWDKWTKPVEVSSNLKGVNFFSIPANSNWAFVSKEGQLFMAYLPKDFRPNPVVVLNGKVLDEEGNPLGADIHYESLTRLEKRGSAKSDAKTGSFSLILPYGEKYGFYAQTEGHLSVSKNVDLTESKDVDGKIEVEFRLPTLAVGRQILLNNLFFETKKFDISQDSEPELDRLAQFLKSKPKLKILVEGHTDNVGKKKDNLELSENRAKAVAEYLKTKHGIGEDRVRTVGFGDSQPVAPNETAADRQKNRRVVLQIVE from the coding sequence ATGACACGCTTTCTTTCCCGTTCCCTGTTTCTTGTAGCACTTTGCGTCTCTTCTAGTATCTATGCGGAGGAAAGAGTTCTGGAAGGAAAGCTCCTACAATTCGGAAGAATGCTCCATTCCGGAGAGGAATTCGTACAAATCCTTTCCAACGATTTAAGCCCCGAATTATCCCGCCTCCACAATCACACCGTCCGTCTTCTCTGCCAGATGAGGGGTCAGAACTGTGAGCCGATTCGTTACGAAGTCGCTCCCTTCTCGGAGGCTAGAGGTCTTCCCGACTGGACCCTGAAGCGAATTCCGGGATACGTAAACCGAAACATGTTCGCATTCAATCCAACGGTGACTCCCGACGGCCAATCCTTGTATTGGACCGTATATGCAAAAAAAGGAAAGAGCGGTACCCAGAGAATTTGGTCCTCTCAAAAGGACGAGCAGGGATTCTGGTTGGACGGTAAGGAAATGTCCGCTCCTCTGAACAACGATCTGCATTCCGCGGTGATCGCCGTTCTTCCCAGCAATAACGAACTATTCGTATTCGGTTCCTTCGGAGACGACGAGGTGTTCAAGGCTATCCAAGAAGAATATTCCGAAAAACAAAAGGAACTCGCAAGAACCACCAAAGACGATAGGGAATTCCTCTCTAAGATAGAGGACCTGAGATACGAATATACCAGGAAATTGAACGCGGCCCAGAATAGAGTCCCATTATATAAGAGTTATAAAGATAAGGGAAACTGGTCCTATCCCAAACCCATACATTTTCCCGACTTTACGAATTTATATCGCAAGAACGACGCCTCCGTATTCGGCGGATCGACTCTTTCCTCCTCCGGTAGGATTCTTATCTATTCGGTCCAACAACCCGATACCAAGGGAAAATTGGATCTCTATGTGAGCATCCAAAAAGACGACGGAACCTTTCCTTTGGGAAAGAATCTGGGCGAAATCATCAATACGGAACAGGAAGAAACCGCTCCCTTTTTGGCGGGAGACGATCGCACTCTTTATTTTTGCAGCGACGGACATAGAGGTCTCTCCGTCTACGTAACGAAACGAATCGGAGACGGTTGGGACAAGTGGACCAAGCCGGTCGAAGTTTCCTCCAATCTGAAAGGCGTGAATTTCTTTTCCATTCCCGCTAACAGCAATTGGGCATTCGTCAGCAAGGAAGGCCAATTATTCATGGCTTATCTTCCCAAAGATTTCCGCCCTAATCCCGTCGTAGTTTTAAACGGTAAAGTATTGGACGAAGAAGGGAATCCTCTGGGTGCCGATATACATTACGAATCCTTAACACGTTTGGAAAAAAGAGGCAGCGCAAAAAGCGATGCTAAGACCGGATCCTTCAGTCTTATTCTTCCTTACGGAGAAAAATACGGATTCTACGCTCAGACGGAAGGACATCTTTCCGTTTCCAAGAATGTGGATCTGACGGAATCCAAGGATGTGGACGGAAAAATAGAAGTTGAGTTTCGTCTTCCTACCTTGGCGGTCGGCCGACAAATTCTTCTGAATAACCTTTTCTTCGAAACTAAGAAGTTTGATATTTCTCAGGACTCCGAGCCGGAGCTGGATCGTTTGGCTCAGTTTCTGAAATCGAAACCTAAACTCAAAATTTTAGTCGAGGGTCATACCGATAATGTAGGAAAGAAGAAGGACAATTTGGAACTTTCTGAAAATAGAGCGAAGGCGGTCGCGGAATATCTGAAAACCAAACACGGAATCGGAGAGGATCGGGTCCGAACCGTAGGTTTCGGCGATAGCCAGCCCGTTGCTCCGAACGAAACGGCGGCAGATAGGCAGAAAAACCGTCGCGTAGTATTACAAATCGTGGAGTAA
- a CDS encoding transglycosylase domain-containing protein — protein sequence MNKERIFAFLASLYRYAKKNWKSILKYSTIGGIVVAAFLIGGSYVVWLTKQEDVARNLETFQREVSDTYDPNEIKPIRILDKNGKLIGEFSRRKFRPIRTDNLSHHGNIIWALLSSEDRDFYQHNGVNFTALARAIVVNLTTFRKQGGSTITQQLAKLTLDLGARNVFNKLTEFYCTFYLESKFDKNTILAMYLNRIFLGEGNTGVEEASRYYFNKPAYELTPAEAALLVGTIPAPSNFNAVRNPKIALKRQKMVMTAMGSNKDLHPNPKSIEKDFEKKVDLNVRKFRAAYSVEETKEEDDKVVISSEIGKYGFDKDFTINLAPDFNFGIRQFVIDNFSEIDLESRGMNVYTTLDYDKQDAAERSLREGIESVRKKLTEDKAAFIKAGSNEEAALQKKIIENMNGSLISINPSNGYVEAMVGSYKISNIFRLNRAVSAVRQPGSSIKALVYLLAFEKRYATPTSIVTDEPIKIRGYAPKNWYKGHRGAMQVRVAFAQSVNTVAVKFMDEIGVGDFLSTLGKILDLDRSELNRRFQPNLTLALGSGELSPKELATIYATIANLGKKVKPIEILRITDFEGSELYSSPPINPAEAEQILDPVACAMTLNLLEAVVSEEGTLKVGLKDGEKFPLGGKTGTVQSPKEAQKRWGKRKGVRDVWFAGVNPNLVTTVWVGNDIGAPFPGSGSGTSGNIWFRYVSYVARTIGFGESLIPPFNGDYVKVDVCAETGGLLSNEANCKHPLLGQYYYVGDQPSSSTPTPTSQGEGTASGSEGTDALSDEDAVELDLPATSSDPNDD from the coding sequence ATGAATAAAGAAAGAATCTTCGCATTCCTAGCCTCCTTATACCGATACGCTAAGAAGAATTGGAAATCCATACTAAAGTATTCTACCATCGGCGGTATAGTCGTTGCCGCGTTCCTAATCGGAGGATCCTACGTAGTATGGCTTACCAAACAAGAAGACGTAGCTCGAAATCTGGAAACTTTCCAGAGAGAAGTATCCGATACTTACGATCCGAACGAAATCAAACCGATTCGGATTCTGGATAAAAACGGAAAACTAATCGGAGAATTTTCCAGAAGGAAATTCCGCCCTATCCGCACGGACAATCTTTCCCATCATGGTAATATTATCTGGGCCCTTCTCAGTTCCGAAGACCGGGATTTCTACCAACATAACGGAGTGAATTTCACCGCTCTAGCCCGGGCGATCGTGGTCAATCTCACCACTTTTCGCAAACAAGGGGGATCGACAATCACACAGCAATTGGCGAAACTCACTCTCGATCTAGGGGCGCGTAACGTATTCAATAAGCTGACCGAATTCTATTGTACTTTTTATCTGGAGAGCAAGTTCGATAAGAATACGATTCTTGCAATGTATCTGAACCGAATCTTTCTAGGAGAAGGAAATACCGGAGTAGAAGAGGCTTCCAGATATTATTTCAATAAGCCCGCCTACGAACTCACTCCCGCGGAGGCCGCCTTACTCGTGGGAACGATTCCCGCTCCTTCCAATTTCAATGCGGTTCGAAATCCAAAGATCGCTCTTAAGCGCCAGAAGATGGTGATGACCGCCATGGGTTCCAATAAGGATCTACATCCCAATCCAAAATCCATCGAAAAGGATTTCGAGAAGAAGGTGGACTTGAATGTTCGCAAGTTCCGAGCCGCTTACTCCGTGGAAGAAACGAAAGAAGAAGACGACAAAGTCGTAATCAGCTCCGAAATCGGAAAATACGGATTCGATAAGGACTTCACGATCAATTTGGCTCCGGATTTTAATTTCGGGATTCGCCAATTCGTAATCGATAATTTCTCAGAAATCGATCTAGAGAGTCGCGGAATGAACGTATATACCACCCTCGACTACGATAAACAAGATGCTGCGGAACGTTCCCTGAGAGAAGGAATCGAAAGCGTACGTAAAAAACTTACGGAAGATAAGGCGGCATTCATAAAAGCGGGAAGCAACGAAGAGGCCGCCCTCCAGAAAAAAATCATAGAGAATATGAACGGAAGTCTGATCTCCATCAATCCATCCAACGGTTACGTGGAGGCAATGGTAGGTAGTTACAAGATTTCTAATATATTCCGTTTAAATCGGGCGGTTTCCGCGGTCCGACAACCGGGTTCCTCGATCAAAGCCTTGGTGTATCTATTGGCCTTCGAGAAAAGATACGCGACCCCGACCTCCATAGTCACGGACGAACCGATCAAGATCCGAGGATACGCGCCCAAGAATTGGTACAAGGGGCACAGAGGGGCCATGCAAGTGCGCGTAGCTTTCGCCCAATCCGTCAACACAGTCGCGGTCAAATTCATGGATGAAATCGGAGTAGGAGATTTTCTCTCCACTCTAGGCAAAATCCTGGATCTGGATCGATCCGAATTGAACCGAAGATTCCAACCCAATCTAACTCTCGCCTTAGGATCCGGAGAACTTTCTCCCAAGGAATTGGCTACGATCTACGCTACCATCGCCAATTTGGGAAAAAAGGTGAAACCGATCGAAATACTAAGAATCACGGATTTCGAAGGCTCGGAGCTTTATTCCAGCCCTCCGATCAATCCTGCGGAAGCGGAACAAATCTTGGATCCGGTCGCATGCGCCATGACCTTAAATCTTTTGGAAGCCGTGGTTTCGGAAGAAGGAACCCTGAAAGTCGGCCTGAAAGACGGGGAAAAATTTCCTCTAGGAGGCAAGACCGGAACCGTTCAATCTCCTAAAGAGGCCCAAAAGCGTTGGGGAAAAAGAAAGGGAGTCCGTGACGTTTGGTTCGCGGGAGTGAACCCGAATCTAGTAACTACCGTCTGGGTAGGCAACGATATAGGAGCCCCGTTTCCGGGCTCTGGATCCGGGACCAGCGGAAATATCTGGTTCCGATACGTCTCCTACGTCGCTCGTACCATAGGATTCGGAGAAAGTCTCATTCCACCGTTTAACGGAGATTATGTGAAAGTCGACGTATGCGCGGAGACCGGAGGACTATTGTCCAACGAAGCCAATTGCAAGCACCCTCTACTCGGCCAATACTATTATGTGGGAGACCAACCTAGTTCTTCTACTCCCACGCCTACGAGTCAGGGAGAAGGCACCGCGTCCGGTTCGGAAGGTACCGACGCTTTATCCGATGAAGACGCAGTCGAATTGGATCTACCGGCTACTAGTTCGGATCCAAACGACGATTGA
- a CDS encoding ABC transporter substrate-binding protein yields the protein MFYPRFLDVAPDPNVGVPKPTLTFSLAFLLLSLLFWGCQREPKKPGELVFSLASDPISLDPIQSTDLSSRIVLKYLTRKLFETDSEGKILPSLVSKYSIANGKLPNTRTLVLEFNRNSSNSVPVYAETVLQSLEKLRTVQGPKRSAYSFLKGGRVLSQFSLELYFEGGLREALEKLSLPQAWILCESPEKACGEFRLSEWKRNNFIRIVSNGETSSAKEILFRILPQASTGLFLYSKGELDWMKLPNFLLRNSIVKEEDISVRKGGGVQYVAINSGDPCFDKNFRKALNYAVDKRLIVKVLLEGKGEVAVGPFPGSVSSSLGRTEEFYPYDVDLAKEYLIKSSCYPAILERVLDFRMRGDEENQANGAAIVENLRELGLKIKINPMEKAALYKENGERKGDLTLLFWYADFPGPWAFLDPLFAGDRFGNAGNRAFFSHPEMERIFKEVRSTDKIDTKENAKRALLVLGEEAPWIFLWSPYELYLMGKELNLPINRRLDPN from the coding sequence ATGTTTTATCCTAGGTTTCTAGACGTGGCTCCGGATCCGAATGTAGGAGTTCCAAAACCAACTCTTACCTTTTCCCTGGCTTTCCTTCTTTTGTCCCTTCTTTTTTGGGGTTGCCAAAGAGAGCCCAAAAAACCGGGAGAATTGGTATTTTCTCTCGCTTCGGATCCGATCTCTTTGGACCCCATCCAGTCCACGGATCTCTCTTCAAGAATCGTCCTGAAATATCTGACTAGAAAATTATTCGAAACGGATTCGGAAGGTAAAATTCTACCCTCCCTGGTATCCAAATACTCCATCGCAAACGGAAAGCTCCCGAACACCAGAACTCTTGTTCTGGAATTTAACCGTAATTCTTCAAATTCCGTTCCGGTTTACGCAGAGACGGTCCTGCAATCCTTGGAAAAACTGAGAACGGTCCAAGGACCTAAGAGGAGCGCTTATTCTTTTCTAAAAGGAGGAAGGGTGCTTTCCCAATTCTCCCTAGAATTGTATTTCGAGGGAGGCTTACGGGAAGCCTTGGAAAAATTGTCTCTACCTCAAGCCTGGATTCTTTGCGAATCTCCGGAGAAGGCTTGCGGAGAATTTCGTCTATCGGAATGGAAACGAAATAACTTCATACGCATCGTTTCGAACGGAGAGACTTCCTCCGCGAAGGAAATATTATTTCGGATTCTTCCTCAGGCAAGTACCGGTTTGTTTCTATACTCCAAAGGAGAATTGGACTGGATGAAGTTACCCAATTTTCTTCTGAGGAATTCGATCGTGAAAGAAGAGGATATTTCCGTCAGAAAGGGAGGCGGAGTCCAATACGTTGCGATTAACTCCGGCGATCCTTGCTTCGATAAGAATTTTAGAAAAGCTTTAAATTATGCGGTCGATAAAAGGCTGATCGTAAAGGTTCTCCTGGAAGGTAAGGGAGAAGTTGCTGTAGGTCCTTTCCCCGGTTCCGTATCGTCGAGCTTGGGAAGAACGGAGGAATTCTATCCTTATGACGTGGATCTTGCGAAGGAATACTTAATAAAATCCTCATGTTATCCGGCCATATTGGAAAGGGTTCTTGATTTCAGGATGAGGGGGGACGAGGAGAATCAGGCGAACGGTGCCGCGATTGTAGAAAACTTGCGGGAACTAGGCTTGAAAATTAAAATCAATCCGATGGAAAAAGCGGCCTTATACAAGGAAAACGGGGAAAGAAAAGGGGATTTAACTCTTCTCTTTTGGTATGCCGATTTTCCGGGACCCTGGGCATTTTTGGATCCTCTTTTTGCCGGGGATAGATTCGGAAATGCGGGAAATCGAGCCTTCTTCTCCCACCCCGAAATGGAGAGAATATTTAAAGAGGTTCGATCCACCGATAAAATCGATACCAAGGAAAATGCAAAAAGGGCCCTTCTCGTTTTGGGAGAAGAAGCCCCTTGGATTTTTCTTTGGTCCCCTTATGAATTATATCTAATGGGAAAAGAATTAAACCTTCCGATCAATCGTCGTTTGGATCCGAACTAG
- a CDS encoding class I SAM-dependent methyltransferase, with protein MERDPSPKEVFRYSGAFPSSDSEKSGFADVISLVSSDVGVPTDLSHLYLNSGGEAWANLGFWKESNRYGEACAELARVLGKLGELSEESRVLDLGFGCGEQFRIWQREFGVPFEHLTGLNISKPQYQFAKNKYSDPNRSPELILGGIEKLTAFPDKHFDRVIALDSFYFFPNRDKVVSQIFRILKPGGIFSSTEIFLSDRRIGFWENAKRFLIAWAARMPRSGWTSAEKIIESYSSQGFLFEALERIDPYVFEGFSDFLLSKTREKDSGMPGRLKTRYKILADYLGSEAIKKHFEYWIYKVRRPK; from the coding sequence ATGGAAAGAGATCCGTCTCCTAAAGAAGTTTTCCGTTATTCCGGCGCTTTTCCTAGTTCCGATTCGGAAAAATCCGGATTTGCGGACGTGATTTCCCTTGTGAGCTCCGATGTGGGAGTTCCAACGGATCTTTCCCATTTATATTTGAATTCCGGAGGAGAGGCCTGGGCCAATCTGGGCTTCTGGAAAGAATCGAACCGCTATGGAGAAGCCTGCGCGGAACTGGCCCGTGTTCTGGGAAAGCTGGGAGAATTGTCGGAAGAATCCAGGGTCTTGGATCTAGGCTTCGGTTGCGGGGAGCAATTCCGAATTTGGCAAAGGGAGTTCGGGGTTCCTTTCGAGCATCTAACCGGTTTAAATATCTCGAAGCCTCAATACCAATTCGCTAAAAATAAATATTCGGATCCGAACCGGTCTCCCGAATTAATCTTAGGCGGGATCGAAAAATTGACCGCATTTCCGGATAAGCATTTCGATCGGGTAATCGCGTTAGACAGCTTTTATTTTTTCCCCAATAGGGACAAGGTGGTATCCCAGATCTTTCGGATTCTGAAACCGGGAGGGATTTTCTCTTCGACCGAGATATTTCTTTCGGATAGAAGGATCGGATTCTGGGAAAATGCTAAACGCTTTCTGATCGCCTGGGCCGCAAGAATGCCCAGAAGCGGATGGACCAGTGCGGAAAAGATCATCGAGTCCTATTCTTCCCAAGGGTTTCTGTTCGAGGCGTTGGAAAGGATAGATCCTTACGTTTTCGAAGGGTTCTCGGACTTCCTACTTTCCAAAACAAGAGAGAAGGATTCGGGTATGCCGGGCAGATTGAAGACCAGATATAAAATTCTGGCCGATTATCTAGGGTCGGAGGCCATCAAAAAACATTTCGAATATTGGATCTATAAGGTTCGAAGACCTAAATAA
- a CDS encoding class I SAM-dependent methyltransferase: MQEISRKRFLKSVLVLFVAGLAPRLLAEAEAGADPKSNFQSVYLNASLREEFYLFLKNVYHLYPEDQFHSLILDIVKSKKNDAEIYAAILSRLPEIKPFIGVITYALPSLKKQKQEMSRQTAAILGNKGKFDGYLEIGTTGRYVKDLKKKVGVGGQIYILNDVEPKYRAEDLVERGQFTKAGKFIQLGIYDPISPEHIKTESLDLVTNYIGFHHSPAEKLDGFLSSIARVIRPGGKLVLRDHNVYSEDLRYIVSLAHDVYNAGLEIPWTETSTQIRNFTSVEQIQERLHKYGFKSVGNQYLQKGDPTKNTLMAFVKTK; this comes from the coding sequence ATGCAAGAAATCAGTCGAAAGAGATTCCTTAAATCCGTTCTAGTTTTATTTGTGGCGGGTCTGGCTCCCCGTTTGCTCGCGGAGGCTGAAGCGGGAGCGGATCCTAAATCCAATTTCCAATCCGTATATCTGAATGCGAGCCTAAGGGAGGAATTTTATCTTTTTTTAAAGAATGTATACCATCTCTATCCCGAAGATCAGTTTCATAGCCTGATACTGGATATCGTAAAATCCAAAAAAAACGACGCGGAGATCTATGCGGCGATTCTTTCCAGGCTTCCGGAAATCAAACCGTTCATTGGCGTTATCACTTACGCTCTTCCTTCCCTGAAAAAGCAAAAACAGGAAATGTCCCGGCAGACTGCGGCAATACTCGGAAACAAAGGGAAATTCGACGGTTATTTAGAGATCGGAACCACAGGAAGATATGTAAAGGATCTCAAGAAGAAAGTCGGAGTGGGCGGACAGATTTATATCTTAAACGACGTGGAGCCCAAATACCGTGCCGAGGATCTTGTCGAAAGAGGGCAATTCACTAAGGCGGGAAAGTTCATACAATTGGGGATTTACGATCCGATTTCTCCCGAACATATCAAGACTGAGAGCCTGGATCTGGTCACGAATTATATCGGTTTTCACCATTCTCCTGCCGAGAAACTTGACGGTTTCCTGTCTTCGATCGCTAGGGTGATCCGGCCGGGTGGAAAACTTGTATTAAGAGACCATAATGTATATTCGGAGGATTTGAGATACATCGTTTCTCTGGCACACGATGTATACAATGCGGGTTTGGAAATTCCCTGGACGGAAACCTCGACCCAAATCCGGAATTTCACATCGGTGGAACAAATCCAGGAAAGGCTTCATAAATACGGATTCAAATCCGTAGGGAACCAATATCTCCAGAAAGGAGATCCCACTAAAAATACTTTGATGGCATTCGTTAAAACAAAATGA
- a CDS encoding NAD(P)-binding protein — protein sequence MKIAVIGSGIAGLSASWYLGKEHEVVLMEKHPLVGMDAHGTDLNSGGNSIRIDVPFRAFKRNYYPCLLELYKEAGIEVRPVDYSFSLNYGDGTTYFGFSTWGFGGNFLPVPYLVCFSNARSRRILSDAIRFYEDSGKELESLGSEQLTISEFLERFGYSKDFENLYLIPMFSTINTCTSESAKNYPAEAVIGYHSSGLKFLRFLTPLKGTRDVTERLSAKAKNVRLSTHPNKIVLENGKVRLDFSDGQEYFDRIVVAAPANQAVSILPDEYSREKELIAQLKYEASEVVTHSDSKFMPKDKRHWAPMCFSLSEDQSAATATIILNKVLPSMRGGAVFQTWNPLIEPRSEHIISRSKFERPVIDLKSKKIIEELKELQNTSGRKVWLCGSYARYGIPLLEAGVSTALDVRDWVNRSL from the coding sequence ATGAAAATAGCTGTGATCGGAAGCGGCATCGCCGGCTTAAGCGCATCCTGGTACTTAGGCAAAGAACACGAAGTCGTTCTGATGGAAAAACACCCTCTCGTAGGAATGGATGCCCACGGGACCGATTTGAACTCGGGGGGAAATTCGATCCGAATAGACGTCCCATTCCGAGCCTTTAAAAGAAATTACTATCCTTGTCTATTAGAACTTTATAAAGAAGCCGGAATCGAAGTTCGTCCTGTAGATTATTCCTTTTCCCTGAATTACGGGGACGGTACCACTTATTTCGGATTTTCCACCTGGGGATTCGGAGGAAATTTCCTACCCGTTCCTTATCTAGTCTGCTTTTCCAACGCCAGATCCAGAAGGATCCTTTCGGATGCGATTCGATTCTACGAGGATTCGGGTAAGGAATTGGAATCCCTCGGATCGGAACAGCTCACCATTTCCGAATTTTTGGAAAGGTTCGGATACTCTAAGGACTTCGAGAATTTATATCTGATTCCCATGTTTTCCACCATCAATACCTGCACCTCCGAAAGCGCTAAGAATTATCCCGCGGAAGCCGTCATAGGTTACCATTCCAGCGGCCTGAAGTTCCTACGTTTTCTGACGCCTCTAAAAGGTACTCGAGATGTAACCGAAAGGCTTTCTGCCAAAGCAAAGAACGTCCGCTTAAGCACCCACCCGAATAAAATCGTATTGGAAAACGGTAAAGTTCGTTTGGATTTCTCGGACGGCCAAGAATATTTCGATCGCATAGTCGTGGCGGCCCCAGCCAATCAGGCGGTTTCTATCCTACCGGACGAATATTCCCGCGAAAAGGAGCTGATCGCTCAACTGAAGTACGAAGCCTCCGAAGTGGTGACTCATTCCGATTCCAAATTCATGCCCAAGGACAAGAGACACTGGGCTCCCATGTGCTTCTCCCTTTCCGAGGACCAATCCGCTGCGACCGCCACCATTATACTGAATAAGGTTCTACCTTCCATGCGTGGAGGAGCGGTATTCCAAACCTGGAATCCATTGATAGAACCGCGTTCAGAACATATCATCAGCAGATCCAAATTCGAAAGGCCAGTGATCGATCTCAAATCCAAAAAGATCATAGAGGAACTTAAAGAATTGCAAAACACTTCCGGAAGAAAGGTATGGTTATGCGGCTCCTACGCCAGATACGGCATTCCTTTATTGGAGGCGGGAGTTTCCACCGCGTTGGACGTTAGGGACTGGGTAAACCGAAGTTTATAA
- a CDS encoding DoxX family protein produces MESLDSKTISLWIMATLYTIAGILHFVIPKFYLRIMPPWIPYHKLMVQLSGIAEIALGIGLFFPPTRILSAWGVVLLLIAVFPANLYHFQSRTKKDPPTWALILRLPLQLVLIYWAYTFTN; encoded by the coding sequence ATGGAAAGCTTGGATTCTAAAACGATTAGCCTTTGGATCATGGCGACTCTTTATACGATCGCCGGTATTCTTCACTTCGTGATCCCTAAATTTTATCTTAGGATCATGCCGCCTTGGATCCCTTATCACAAGCTCATGGTGCAATTGAGCGGCATCGCGGAAATCGCCTTGGGTATAGGACTCTTCTTTCCTCCTACAAGAATCTTATCCGCCTGGGGAGTGGTACTCCTTCTAATTGCGGTCTTTCCCGCAAATCTTTACCATTTCCAATCCAGAACCAAAAAGGATCCTCCTACATGGGCCCTAATTTTGAGGCTTCCTTTGCAGTTGGTCCTGATCTACTGGGCCTATACTTTCACCAACTAA